One Purpureocillium takamizusanense chromosome 1, complete sequence genomic window carries:
- a CDS encoding uncharacterized protein (COG:S~EggNog:ENOG503P77W) translates to MSSSQDSRRDKERELRIKHLYGRTANKPALLGHQLEKRKYFDSGDFALAQAHRSSNVGKVETGSQHPLRRGISHPILQSRASAMSAGIVRRTGGVIEKCRR, encoded by the exons ATGAGCTCTTCCCAAGACTCAAGGCGCGATAAGGAGAGAGAGTTGCGCATCAAGCACTTGTACGGCAGGACAGCAAATAAGCCAGCGCTTCTCGGTCATCAATTAGAG AAAAGAAAATACTTCGATTCCGGGGACTTTGCTCTTGCCCAAGCCCACAGGTCTTCGAACGTCGGCAAGGTAGAGACAGGGAGCCAGCATCCCCTGCGACGCGGTATATCTCACCCTATTCTGCAGTCCCGAGCTTCAGCAATGTCGGCGGGGATAGTCAGAAGAACGGGCGGTGTGATCGAGAAATGTCGGCGGTGA
- a CDS encoding uncharacterized protein (COG:S~EggNog:ENOG503NXI1) — MASQSPAADWGHLGGLSPAEQVEYRGGVLAFDGNPDFSESKVWAYVESFQDNILNMHPIIQPKVLNEWVRHFLDSLPRVQAKTSKPRASRTAFAVRTPVETTGSKRKRSPEPYRATIAGAVRAGKPDRSVHSALILTVLALGKVCLYRDNVPDALHHSEQVLHGSPFSRNGVPQSPIQDSLPNRATESQSSGPAKPKESERMPPGRRSSGHGQGQVLQGYDMKKNYEVILGLEYFALATDILGNYLGAYNSMGIVYTNIFAGLYYGQLARPLESFAFIHAAGHKLQAFLRPSFSKLRGLREKNELPKDTRSNQFALAFWTCLQLESDLIAELPLPHSGLLSYENDMPPPNLSLMLLHGFNQEVLESYSAQLALRTHLNTIHRTFYAPDSGIDSRSFRLGNWLETASTLSDVVSSLERVTSHFAIKPGDPPAGDILSARLRGKYWGAQAITYRPFIRMVLERKQFLAAVEPSLYQRVIEHAQRGIEALIESTRAFHGLGNLRPIVTNVFGTAHA, encoded by the exons ATGGCATCGCAGTCACCGGCTGCCGACTGGGGGCACCTAGGCGGTCTCAGCCCGGCTGAGCAAGTGGAATACCGAGGTGGAGTTCTGGCGTTCGACGGCAATCCAGACTTTTCAGAATCCAAAGTCTGGGCTTACGTGGAAAGCTTCCAAGACAATATCCTGAACATGCACCCCATCATCCAGCCCAAGGTGCTGAATGAATGGGTCAGACATTTCCTAGACAGTTTGCCGAGAGTGCAAGCCAAGACGTCGAAACCccgggcctcgaggacggcgttCGCCGTTCGAACTCCCGTGGAAACTACAGGGTCAAAGCGCAAGCGGTCTCCGGAACCTTATAGGGCCACGATAGCGGGTGCGGTGAGGGCCGGAAAGCCGGACAGGTCGGTCCACAGCGCGTTGATCCTAACGGTCCTGGCGCTAGGGAAAGTCTGTCTTTACCGCGACAACGTTCCGGATGCCCTCCATCACTCCGAACAGGTCCTGCATGGTAGTCCATTTAGCCGCAATGGAGTGCCGCAGTCACCGATACAAGACTCCCTCCCCAACCGCGCGACAGAATCACAGTCGTCTGGCCCGGCTAAACCCAAGGAATCGGAACGCATGCCTCCGGGTAGACGGTCGTCCGGTCACGGTCAGGGTCAGGTCCTCCAGGGCTATGACATGAAGAAGAACTATGAAGTAATTCTAGGCCTGGAGTACTTCGCATTAGCTACAGACATCCTGGGGAACTACCTAGGAGCGTACAACAGCATGGGTATTGTGTATACCAACATATTCGCGGGGCTTTATTATGGCCAATTGGCACGACCCCTCGAGAGTTTCGCCTTTATTCATGCAGCTGGCCACAAGCTTCAAGCCTTTTTGCGACC GAGCTTTAGCAAATTGAGGGGACTGAGAGAAAAGAATGAGTTACCTAAGGACACGAGGTCCAACCAGTTCGCCTTGGCGTTTTGGACATGTCTGCAACTCGAAAG TGATTTAATTGCCGAGCTGCCCCTGCCTCACTCCGGACTCCTCTCCTATGAGAACGACATGCCGCCTCCCAACTTGAGCCTCATGCTCCTTCACGGCTTTAACCAAGAGGTTCTGGAGAGCTATTCAGCACAGCTCGCCCTGAGAACTCATCTCAACACCATTCACAGGACATTTTATGCGCCCGATAGCGGCATTGATTCGAGATCCTTCCGTCTGGGGAACTGGCTTGAAACCGCCTCGACGCTTTCCGACGTGGTCTCAAGCTTGGAGCGGGTCACATCCCACTTTGCCATCAAACCAGGTGACCCCCCGGCCGGTGACATCCTCAGCGCTCGACTGCGAGGCAAGTACTGGGGTGCCCAGGCTATCACATATCGTCCTTTCATCCGCATGGTGCTCGAGCGGAAGCAATTCCTTGCGGCTGTAGAACCGTCACTCTATCAACGCGTGATCGAGCACGCGCAAAGAGGGATCGAAGCCCTTATAGAAAGCACAAGAGCCTTTCACGGTCTCGGAAACCTGCGTCCCATTGTGACCAACGTTTTTGGTACCGCCCACGCGTAA
- a CDS encoding uncharacterized protein (COG:E~EggNog:ENOG503P5P7), with protein MSIEFQYAIPILRIFDIAKADEFYLGYLAFKVDWDHRFGDNAPLYRQVSRGGLVLHLSEHHGDGSPGVHVRVGMKGLAAYHGELGAKGYRRMNPGIEEGPAPSTVEMAVVDPFGNRITFCQEKEQE; from the coding sequence ATGTCTATCGAATTCCAATATGCCATCCCCATTCTCCGCATCTTCGACATTGCTAAGGCGGACGAATTCTACCTGGGATACCTCGCTTTCAAGGTCGACTGGGACCATAGATTCGGCGACAACGCGCCTCTGTATCGCCAGGTCTCGCGAGGCGGGCTGGTGCTGCACCTGAGCGAGCACCACGGCGATGGCAGTCCCGGAGTACATGTGCGAGTGGGGATGAAAGGGCTGGCAGCGTACCACGGCGAGCTGGGAGCCAAGGGGTACAGGCGCATGAATCCAGGCATTGAGGAGGGACCGGCGCCTAGCACTGTGGAGATGGCGGTTGTTGACCCGTTTGGGAACCGGATCACGTTTTGCCAGGAAAAGGAGCAAGAGTAG